TTCTATACAAACTTACAGAGAAATAAGAGAAACAGACCAATGAATTAAGtgaaaacaaataaagaaagaaatattATGGTAAATTGGAGCAAGTGTATTAGAGATAATTTGTtgtattaattaataataagtAAATGACGTGAACAAAATTAGAGATGAGTATCACCTCTGCTATAAAATTTGCTATAAGTGGCTATTGCCAGTTGACTTACAGTGTGGCGAAGAAGAAGACCACCCTCCGGGGATCGagccacggcgccgccggctgccgcccgagccgccgggACTTCCCTCCCGGCGTGCCGGCCACCGGCGTGTGGACGAGCCGGCCGAGGCCGCCCATGTCGTCGGCGGCCGCCACATGCACGAagagcggcgacagcggcggcctcTTGCCTGTCCCTGCACATGAGAGTGCCAAAAGTCACACACGGCCTCGATTAATCCTGACCCGTACGTAAACTAATTCGCCATAGGTGTCACTTGTCAGCTTGGATTACTAGCTAAATCCTGTGACAAGGTAACCGATCTGTCACTGTCAGGATCGAATTGAGTATTACAAAATCTCCAtggaattgaaaaaaaaaacccaacaaATGCCAAGCGAAAATAGAAAACTCTGAAGATATTGATATCAAAAGTGATGAAATCTTTGATTGGATGAGATTTATAGGTGGACTGACCGGCGGCGccattgccgtcgccgtcggccggcttcctttcccccttcctcgACAGCGACCTCACCACCTTCTGTTGCGTCGCGTCCGCGGCATAACCACACAAAGAGGAAAGAATCAATCAAATCTTTGGAAACGAACGGAAGAAACGGAGGCTCGTATGTATGTACAATTGTACatcgccgacgtcgccatcgccgcgcgcgcTCGCGTCTATCCAACTTACCGGTGTCCgtggtggcgccgccgtggtgtccgggccgtcgccggcgagcgaggAGAGGGCGCTGACGTCGAGGGCGatgaacccgccgccgccgactgctcccgcgccggcgccggcgtccaaGTTCGATTGGCCAAGATCGCTCGCCGCAAGAACCTGCAAACACCCAACAAAAAAATTCAGCAAAAAACACACAAAGCAAAATCCTCCATCCTTTCCAGTAAACACAAGGTCAAAAAACTCGTTCACCTCTCGCAATTAATCAGGACGAAGAACCACACAAAGCAAAACGGCAAAAACCAAGATGAACTTACAGGTTGGTTGGAGGCGGCGTCGCCCATGGtcgcgtgctgctgctgcttctgatgATTCCTTTGCGTCTTCTCTTTTGTTGTATCCGGGGCTTCGGTTAGTTCGTTGGGAAGTGGTAATAGGAACAATGGAATACTACCAAAACGAGGAACCGGAGGGAAAAGCACTGCCACTTTGCTCTTTTTGAAGGGCAAAAAGATTCTATCTCACACGGGCACACTCAATCTGCCGCGAGCAAATGGAGAGCAGAGGAGAGGATGGGGAATGGGAGAGAACAGGTTATTTATACATGATGGATTTTTCACAGAAGCCCATGGTAGTTATATGGAAATTACAAAATGTTTCCATGTACTCCATCATAAGATATtcattttggaggaattttaacacATATGAATAGGAAAGTGGAGGAATAAGAATGCCACACTttaattcataggaatttttcaAGATGTTTGAGTGGATGAAAAATTTGCTATGTTTTGTCTATAGGGAAAGAAAATTTTCATTTGGTTTTTCTATATCTACTACCTATGCcccataataattgtatttctaggatTTGAATCTGTCCTAAATAGTTGTCACTGTAAAGTACCAATGGTCCCATTAATCACTTCTCACTCAAATTTCTCTCTGTTTTACCCTTAACTACCCTCTCACTCTTACCTATACATCATTTAATAAGGGCATTATAGTCTTTCTTATAAAatcttaatatatgctaaacaaactagaattactttttttttgggacggatgtagtatatTCCTATGAACCGAATGATACTCATAAGAGTTAATTCTTAGGAACCCAAATCTTTTGGTTTTTCTTCAAAATGAATAGACCCTTAAAATATATACCCCTCTAAGTTCTTCACAAAGATTAAGGAGGAACAAAAATTAAATTCGGAACGGTTATGAGaaattttaaacatatttggAAATAGACCGAGTAGAAAGATTTAGCATAGAAGCTCAAGGTTTGTCCGGCGTCTTTTTTCCCGTGGCTGCCCATACTGCGAAAGGATATGATTGAAGCAACAGGAATGACTTTTTTAAGACAAAACCTTTTTATAGAAATTTAGAAGTTGAGATTAAGCgaagaaagtgaaaaaaaagtaaagtaaTCCTGAAATTTAAAATTGGTTATAACTTATAACCTGTAGCTTATCCCAATTTCATTTTGAGAGGCTAATACTCCTACCTTACTAAATTAAGCAAGAAATGAATATTTACCTCAAAATGTTTTAGTGAAGCATATACGATGTTATTCGTATGAAACATTGTATACTCAGATGGTTTCCAAGACGTTGGAAAGTAATTTTAGATCTGCAAATTCCAATGTTTCTTGGGGACTGATCTATTAAAAGAGTCAAAAGAGATAATGCACTTATTTTTATGGGTCCGAGGGCGTTATCGGGAGAAAACATTTGGCACTTTTGGCAGGCAAATATCCTCAGGCATTCGATGGCTACCACTTTTCCAGTTTGCCTGCCATCACTTTTTCTTCAGCAAGCGTGTGAGTATTTTCCCCAAACCCACCaatttccccttttcttttctctcactTTTCCAAGATGCAAAAGCAAAGGAATATTTGATTAATAGGAAAAAATAAGTACATTATGGATATAAAACACCACAGTCAAGTATTCGAAatagagaaaaataaattaagcaTACACAGATGCATTTTTCAATAAAACTTTTCAGTAAGGTTAAAGAGTCGTCGTtaatctctatctctttttaACCATGTGATAGGAGACACATTCTTCGATGTGCCATGTGTATAATGGTGTGTGCACTTATGTGTTTTCCCTTTGATAAATGAAATAATGCATGTCTGTATCTACTGGCTAAATTGGTTTGAATACAGTTAGTTTTCTTTATATAAAAATGCACTCTCTAGGACACTGCAATGTCCTCTTCATGGATTAGCACAGGGCAGCTTTGGACATGGATTAGGAGGTGACCATATTTAAGAAAATTATTTGAGGAAATTAATTAGATTGACATGCAAAATTGATACTCTcccgttcttttctcttttttctaatttagatgtagatttttcattgtttttcgttagcatgtttttcaaactgctaaaatACGCGTCTTATACGAAAActtaaaagttactttaaaatataaaataaatctatttttcacgtttgaaataattaaaactcaattaattatatgctaacgACTTTATCATTTACGGGCATGGACTTCATCTCCatcttaataaaaaaagaaacacctATATGCCTATAT
The window above is part of the Oryza sativa Japonica Group chromosome 7, ASM3414082v1 genome. Proteins encoded here:
- the LOC4343451 gene encoding uncharacterized LOC4343451, producing MGDAASNQPVLAASDLGQSNLDAGAGAGAVGGGGFIALDVSALSSLAGDGPDTTAAPPRTPKVVRSLSRKGERKPADGDGNGAAGTGKRPPLSPLFVHVAAADDMGGLGRLVHTPVAGTPGGKSRRLGRQPAAPWLDPRRVVFFFATLSSVGTLILLYFTLSMSKMGGDSGGGGSSDAR